The sequence CGGGAATGAATTTGTGAGATCCCTGTTCGACTTTGCCGGCAGAGATATTGGCGCTGTGTATGGTTTCAAAGCAGGTGCAGGCCCCTGGCGGATCGGTTTGCTAATGCTTCTGGTGATCGGCCCGGGAGAAGAACTGCTCTGGAGAGGATATGTGCAGGGGAATCTCACCCGAAAATACGGAAGACTCAAGGGTTTTATACTGGCTACAATCCTTTACACAGCTATCCATGTGGCCACAGGCAACCTGGTGCTCATCCTCGCTGCACTGGCCGGTGGTATTTTCTGGGGTTGGATGTATATGAAATACCGGTCCATACTGATGAACAGCTTTAGCCATGTGATATGGGACATTGCCGTGTTTCTGATCTTCCCTTTCAGCAGCTAAGGGTGCAGAAAAGGGGTCCATTTAACCGGCATCGGGTGATTTATAGGATTATATCTGCATTCAGGGTTTGGCTTTGATCTATATTTGTCCGGCATTGACTCTGATTTCCTCTGTCTTCCCCTTTCCGCACCCGGTTTCGATACTTTTTTAGTATCAAATGCCTCA comes from Bacteroidales bacterium and encodes:
- a CDS encoding CPBP family intramembrane metalloprotease is translated as MTRHFPYILIVSLLLFILLFVFREVGLLDFWWWMSANLVLLVSSCIFSDATFRQELTNDFSAGVIRKVSLGVLSAIILYLVFYAGNEFVRSLFDFAGRDIGAVYGFKAGAGPWRIGLLMLLVIGPGEELLWRGYVQGNLTRKYGRLKGFILATILYTAIHVATGNLVLILAALAGGIFWGWMYMKYRSILMNSFSHVIWDIAVFLIFPFSS